The Halopseudomonas sabulinigri genome window below encodes:
- a CDS encoding chemotaxis response regulator CheY: protein MKILIVDDFSTMRRIIKNLLRDLGFTNTAEADDGNTALPMLQSGNFDFLVTDWNMPGMSGIDLLRAVRADDRLKHLPVLMVTAEAKRDQIIEAAQAGVNGYVVKPFTAQALKEKIEKIFERVQAK from the coding sequence ATGAAAATTCTCATCGTTGATGATTTTTCGACGATGAGGCGCATTATCAAGAACCTGTTGCGCGACCTGGGTTTTACCAACACGGCTGAAGCCGATGATGGCAATACCGCGTTGCCGATGCTGCAAAGCGGTAATTTCGACTTTCTGGTGACCGACTGGAACATGCCGGGCATGAGCGGCATCGATTTGCTGCGTGCGGTGCGTGCCGATGACCGCCTCAAGCACCTGCCGGTACTCATGGTCACCGCTGAGGCCAAACGCGACCAGATCATTGAAGCCGCGCAGGCAGGCGTCAACGGCTACGTCGTCAAGCCATTTACCGCTCAAGCCTTGAAAGAGAAAATCGAAAAGATTTTTGAGCGAGTACAAGCAAAATAA
- the fleN gene encoding flagellar synthesis regulator FleN, translating to MGSNHPVQVIAVTGGKGGIGKTNVSVNLSLALADMGRRVVLLDADLGLANVDVLLGLKPKATLADVLEGKCDLRDVMLNGPGGVRVVPAASGAASMVSLNHQQHAGLIQAFSEVGDNIDVLIVDTAAGIGDSVVSFVRAAQEALIVVCDEPTSITDAYALIKLLNRDHGMTRFRVLANMVGTPQEGRLVFAKLSKVTDRFLDVALQYVGAVPFDEAVRKSVQKQRAVYEAFPRSKAAMAIRAIAQKVDAWPLPANPRGHLEFFVERLVRPTGSGL from the coding sequence ATGGGTAGCAATCATCCGGTTCAGGTTATCGCAGTCACTGGCGGCAAGGGTGGTATCGGCAAAACCAACGTGTCGGTCAACCTCAGTCTGGCGCTGGCAGACATGGGCCGTCGCGTCGTGCTGCTCGATGCCGACTTGGGGCTGGCCAACGTCGATGTGTTGCTGGGTCTCAAACCCAAGGCAACGTTGGCGGATGTGCTGGAAGGCAAATGTGACCTGCGCGATGTGATGCTCAATGGCCCGGGTGGTGTACGCGTGGTGCCCGCCGCGTCCGGCGCCGCCAGCATGGTCAGCCTGAATCATCAGCAACATGCCGGTTTGATCCAGGCCTTCAGCGAGGTCGGCGATAACATCGACGTGCTGATTGTCGACACCGCGGCGGGTATTGGCGACTCGGTGGTCAGCTTCGTGCGTGCTGCACAGGAGGCACTGATTGTCGTCTGCGACGAGCCAACCTCGATTACCGATGCCTACGCACTGATCAAGCTGCTCAACCGTGATCACGGCATGACCCGATTCCGCGTGTTGGCCAATATGGTCGGCACACCGCAGGAAGGTCGGCTGGTCTTTGCTAAACTCTCCAAAGTAACTGACCGGTTTCTCGACGTAGCGCTGCAATACGTCGGGGCCGTACCCTTTGACGAAGCGGTGCGCAAGTCCGTACAGAAGCAACGTGCAGTCTACGAAGCCTTTCCGCGCAGCAAGGCGGCTATGGCCATTCGGGCGATTGCACAGAAGGTGGATGCCTGGCCTTTACCGGCCAATCCACGCGGACATCTCGAGTTCTTCGTCGAACGTCTGGTACGGCCCACCGGGTCAGGCCTATGA
- a CDS encoding RNA polymerase sigma factor FliA — protein sequence MASAGGLSMYTRAQVSADNQDRLVEQYAPLVKRIAYHLLGRLPASVQVEDLMQAGMIGLLEASRKFDFGKGASFETYAGIRIRGAMLDEVRKGDWAPRSVHRNTRMVSDAMRSVESRLGRDAKDHEVAAELDMSLEEYYAILNDTAGSKLFSFDDLLESGAPADVQGDFEPFAGLEDERFRAALAEAINGLPEREKLLLSLYYDEELNLKEIGAVLGVSESRVSQLHSQCAARLRARLSSWRND from the coding sequence ATTGCATCGGCTGGCGGATTGAGCATGTATACACGAGCACAAGTTTCTGCAGACAATCAGGATCGACTCGTTGAGCAATATGCTCCGCTGGTAAAACGTATTGCCTACCACCTGTTGGGTCGCCTGCCGGCTAGCGTACAGGTGGAAGATCTGATGCAGGCCGGCATGATCGGGTTGCTCGAAGCCTCGCGTAAATTTGATTTTGGCAAGGGCGCCAGCTTCGAAACCTATGCCGGGATTCGTATTCGTGGCGCCATGCTGGATGAAGTGCGCAAGGGTGACTGGGCGCCGCGATCGGTGCATCGCAACACCCGTATGGTCAGTGACGCAATGCGCTCGGTAGAGTCCCGTTTGGGGCGCGACGCTAAAGATCACGAAGTTGCGGCCGAATTGGATATGAGCCTTGAGGAATATTACGCGATCCTCAATGATACCGCCGGCAGCAAGCTGTTCAGTTTTGATGATTTGCTGGAGAGTGGCGCGCCGGCCGATGTACAGGGCGATTTTGAGCCCTTCGCCGGGCTGGAAGATGAGCGCTTCAGGGCGGCGCTGGCCGAGGCGATCAACGGCTTGCCCGAGCGTGAAAAGCTGCTGTTGTCGCTGTATTACGATGAAGAACTGAATCTCAAGGAGATTGGCGCTGTGCTGGGCGTCAGTGAGTCACGGGTCAGTCAATTGCACAGTCAATGTGCCGCACGTCTGCGCGCACGCTTGTCGAGTTGGCGAAATGATTGA
- a CDS encoding CheW domain-containing protein, giving the protein MSKSRLPVQEFVPEQTIQHYLDALLQDAAEELAREEAAPAPAVVPERPPAPPRPAVVAPVLRAPPAPVPTPVPAEPVVEMPAEQPAPPAPVAQPQWREQAFEALLFDVGGLKLAVPLVSLGTIYPLDAEITPLFGQPDWFLGILATQAGNLKVLDTARWVMPERYSDELKESLSFVISVEGYDWGMAVHGVHQSIRLEPSQIKWRSQQGKRPWLAGTVIDHMCALLDVSALASLIVNGMARQASGNAATPALG; this is encoded by the coding sequence ATGAGTAAATCCAGATTGCCGGTGCAGGAGTTCGTACCGGAACAGACCATTCAGCATTATCTGGATGCGCTGCTGCAGGACGCAGCCGAGGAGCTGGCCCGCGAGGAAGCGGCGCCTGCACCGGCGGTTGTGCCTGAACGGCCGCCGGCTCCGCCGCGCCCCGCCGTCGTAGCGCCGGTATTGCGCGCGCCGCCGGCGCCAGTGCCCACTCCTGTGCCTGCTGAGCCAGTTGTCGAGATGCCCGCCGAGCAACCGGCACCACCCGCGCCAGTGGCACAGCCGCAGTGGCGCGAGCAGGCCTTCGAGGCCTTGCTGTTTGATGTGGGCGGCTTGAAATTGGCCGTGCCGCTGGTATCGCTGGGGACTATCTATCCGCTGGATGCGGAAATTACTCCGTTATTTGGTCAGCCGGACTGGTTCCTCGGCATACTGGCTACCCAGGCGGGAAATCTGAAGGTGCTGGATACCGCGCGCTGGGTCATGCCCGAGCGCTACAGCGACGAGTTGAAAGAGAGCCTGTCCTTTGTCATTTCGGTTGAAGGATATGATTGGGGTATGGCGGTACACGGTGTGCATCAGTCGATTCGACTGGAGCCGAGCCAGATCAAGTGGCGCTCACAGCAAGGCAAGCGTCCGTGGTTGGCTGGCACCGTGATTGATCATATGTGTGCCTTGCTGGATGTCTCGGCGCTGGCTAGCCTGATAGTCAATGGTATGGCGCGTCAGGCGTCTGGTAATGCCGCAACGCCAGCATTAGGATAA
- the motD gene encoding flagellar motor protein MotD: MRRRRHEEHENHERWLVSYADFITLLFAFFVVMYSISSVNEGKYKVLSDTLEGAFNQPQRAIDPIQIGQEKPRGIGTQDSDGTQTGQQDGGSDALQDITQAMQQAFGDLIQAGDLEVRGNELWVEIELSSGLLFPSGDALPLDAAFGLIDRIAEILAPYENPVHVEGFTDNVPMRSGNYPTNWELSAARAASVVRMLSNGGVNPDRLAAVGYGEFRPVADNTTAAGRKANRRVVLLVSRYVDKRHEPFGGEPESVNVMREARSETAAPSGAAGPSGTGSASSPAP; encoded by the coding sequence ATGCGGCGACGTCGCCACGAAGAGCACGAAAATCATGAGCGCTGGTTGGTGTCCTACGCCGACTTCATCACCCTGCTGTTCGCGTTTTTTGTTGTCATGTATTCCATCTCCTCGGTCAATGAAGGCAAGTACAAGGTACTGTCAGATACCCTTGAGGGCGCTTTCAATCAGCCGCAGAGGGCCATCGATCCCATACAGATAGGCCAGGAAAAACCACGCGGAATCGGCACCCAGGATAGCGATGGCACCCAGACCGGGCAGCAGGATGGTGGCAGTGATGCGCTGCAGGACATCACCCAGGCGATGCAACAAGCCTTTGGTGACCTTATCCAGGCGGGCGACCTGGAGGTGCGCGGCAACGAACTGTGGGTCGAGATTGAGCTGAGCTCCGGGCTGCTGTTTCCCAGTGGTGATGCGTTGCCGCTGGATGCGGCCTTTGGTTTGATCGACCGGATTGCCGAAATACTGGCGCCCTACGAAAACCCGGTGCACGTTGAGGGCTTTACGGACAATGTGCCGATGCGTTCGGGCAACTACCCGACCAACTGGGAGCTATCTGCGGCGCGGGCGGCCAGTGTGGTGCGTATGCTGAGTAATGGCGGCGTCAACCCTGACCGACTGGCTGCCGTAGGCTATGGTGAATTCAGGCCTGTTGCCGATAACACGACCGCTGCTGGTCGCAAGGCTAACCGCCGGGTGGTATTGCTGGTGTCGCGTTATGTGGATAAGCGGCACGAGCCTTTTGGCGGTGAGCCGGAGTCGGTCAATGTGATGCGCGAAGCGCGTAGTGAAACGGCTGCCCCATCGGGTGCAGCGGGTCCTTCTGGCACGGGTTCTGCATCGAGTCCTGCTCCCTAG
- a CDS encoding protein phosphatase CheZ — MALSKDPGQATAQEFEHSLKDNARQLVDHLEQGDFAEALLVIHAINQARDRGLYHEVGQLTRALHNAIVNFQLDTSHALEDDSETSKISDASDRLDYVVQLTDKAANRTMDLVESSAPKISELGGEAAALRADWQRLQRREMAADEFRDLYKRMGDFLEKAENTSNDVSGHLNDILMAQDYQDLTGQVIKRVITLVHDVEESLLNLVRMAGQVDRITGINHPETVSEAKKPSSRGEGPQIHADKREDVVSGQDEVDDLLSSLGF; from the coding sequence ATGGCGTTAAGTAAGGATCCCGGCCAGGCGACTGCTCAGGAATTTGAACATTCCCTCAAGGACAATGCGCGCCAACTGGTCGACCACCTGGAGCAAGGCGACTTTGCCGAAGCTCTGCTGGTGATCCACGCAATCAATCAAGCCCGAGATCGCGGTCTCTATCACGAGGTCGGGCAACTGACCCGCGCGTTGCATAACGCTATCGTCAATTTTCAGCTCGACACCTCCCACGCGCTCGAAGACGACAGCGAGACCTCCAAGATTTCCGATGCGTCCGACCGCCTTGACTATGTGGTGCAGCTGACCGACAAGGCCGCCAATCGCACCATGGATCTGGTGGAAAGCAGTGCGCCAAAAATCTCTGAACTGGGTGGCGAGGCGGCGGCGCTGCGCGCCGATTGGCAGCGACTGCAACGTCGTGAAATGGCCGCAGACGAGTTTCGTGATCTGTACAAGCGTATGGGCGACTTTCTCGAAAAGGCCGAGAACACCAGTAACGACGTGTCTGGCCACCTCAACGATATCCTCATGGCGCAGGACTATCAGGATCTGACCGGCCAGGTGATCAAGCGTGTCATTACCCTGGTTCACGATGTCGAGGAAAGCCTGCTCAATCTGGTGCGCATGGCAGGTCAGGTGGATCGGATTACCGGCATAAACCACCCTGAAACCGTCAGTGAGGCAAAAAAACCTTCGTCCAGGGGTGAAGGTCCACAGATTCATGCCGATAAAAGAGAAGACGTGGTTTCCGGTCAGGATGAAGTCGACGACCTTCTGTCCAGTCTGGGCTTCTGA
- a CDS encoding protein-glutamate methylesterase/protein-glutamine glutaminase has translation MAVKVLVVDDSGFFRRRVTEILAGDPQIQVVGTATNGKEAIEQTLSLRPDVITMDYEMPVMDGISAVKQIMQRCPTPVIMFSSLTYEGARVSLDALDAGAADYLPKNFEDISRNPDKVRQLLCERVNALARTNRRSLGLSGSAAAPPVAPAPGAATASPAARPGASPLGGATTAKPAAPVARTSPAPRKRSYKLVAIGTSTGGPVALQKVLTQLPGSFPAPLLLIQHMPAAFTKAFAERLDKLCRISVKEAEDGDVLRPGLALLAPGGKQMMVDGRGVVRILPGDERLNYKPCVDVTFGSAAKAFQDKVLAVVLTGMGADGREGARMLKQAGSAVWAQDEASCVIYGMPMAVAKANLADGIYNLDEIGRYLAEIG, from the coding sequence ATGGCGGTCAAGGTTCTGGTGGTGGATGACTCGGGTTTCTTTCGCCGCCGGGTAACGGAAATTCTGGCGGGTGACCCGCAGATTCAGGTTGTCGGCACGGCAACCAACGGCAAAGAAGCCATCGAGCAGACGCTGTCGCTGCGCCCTGACGTTATCACCATGGATTACGAAATGCCGGTCATGGACGGCATTTCCGCGGTCAAGCAGATCATGCAGCGCTGCCCCACGCCGGTGATCATGTTTTCCTCGCTGACCTACGAGGGCGCCCGCGTCAGTCTTGATGCGCTGGACGCCGGCGCCGCCGACTACCTGCCGAAGAATTTCGAAGACATTTCCCGCAACCCGGACAAGGTGCGCCAGCTGCTGTGCGAGCGGGTCAACGCGCTGGCACGCACCAACCGCCGTTCGCTGGGCTTGAGTGGCAGTGCGGCAGCGCCGCCTGTTGCGCCTGCACCGGGCGCCGCTACTGCCTCCCCCGCAGCGCGCCCTGGCGCGAGTCCGCTCGGCGGGGCGACGACCGCCAAGCCGGCGGCCCCGGTGGCGCGTACCAGTCCAGCGCCACGCAAGCGCAGCTACAAGCTGGTCGCTATCGGTACCTCCACCGGCGGCCCTGTCGCCCTGCAGAAAGTGCTGACGCAGTTACCCGGCAGCTTCCCTGCGCCGCTGTTGCTGATTCAGCACATGCCGGCTGCGTTCACCAAGGCCTTTGCCGAACGCCTCGACAAGCTCTGCCGTATCTCCGTCAAGGAGGCCGAAGACGGCGATGTGCTGCGCCCAGGCCTGGCGTTGCTGGCACCTGGCGGTAAGCAGATGATGGTGGACGGGCGTGGCGTGGTGCGTATTCTGCCCGGCGATGAACGCCTGAACTACAAGCCCTGTGTCGACGTCACCTTTGGTTCGGCGGCCAAGGCATTTCAGGACAAGGTGCTTGCGGTCGTGCTCACCGGTATGGGTGCGGACGGGCGGGAAGGGGCGCGCATGCTCAAGCAGGCGGGTAGCGCCGTGTGGGCTCAGGATGAAGCCAGTTGCGTGATTTACGGCATGCCCATGGCGGTTGCAAAGGCCAATCTGGCCGATGGCATCTATAACCTGGATGAAATCGGTCGTTATCTGGCAGAGATCGGCTGA
- a CDS encoding flagellar motor protein, protein MDILSIIGVILAFVAIIGGNYLEGGHASALLNAPAALIVIGGTLGAAFIQTPLTVFKRALVILRWIIFPPTNRLREGIGQVINWSTIARKDGLLGLESIAELEPDAYARKGLQLLVDGSEPEALRGILEVELMTRENHDLMAAKVYESMGGYSPTIGIIGAVMGLIHVMGNLADPSMLGSGIAVAFVATIYGVALANLFLLPVAHKLKAVVLQQSRYREMLLEGLLSIAEGENPRSIEMKLEGFLD, encoded by the coding sequence ATGGATATTCTCAGTATCATTGGCGTCATTCTGGCGTTTGTTGCCATCATCGGTGGCAACTACCTGGAAGGTGGCCACGCCTCGGCGCTGCTCAACGCGCCTGCCGCACTCATCGTCATCGGCGGCACCCTCGGCGCCGCCTTCATTCAGACCCCGTTGACCGTGTTCAAGCGGGCTCTGGTGATTCTGCGCTGGATTATTTTTCCACCGACCAATCGCCTGCGTGAGGGGATTGGTCAGGTCATCAATTGGAGCACCATCGCGCGCAAGGATGGCCTGTTGGGCCTGGAGTCCATCGCGGAGCTGGAGCCCGACGCCTATGCGCGCAAGGGCCTGCAGTTGCTGGTTGATGGTAGTGAGCCCGAGGCGTTGCGCGGGATTCTCGAAGTTGAGCTGATGACGCGTGAAAACCACGACCTGATGGCGGCCAAGGTCTATGAGAGCATGGGCGGTTATTCGCCCACCATTGGCATCATTGGCGCCGTCATGGGGCTGATTCATGTCATGGGCAACCTGGCTGACCCCTCCATGCTGGGCTCGGGCATTGCGGTGGCCTTTGTCGCCACTATTTACGGTGTGGCGCTGGCCAACCTGTTCCTGTTGCCGGTTGCGCACAAGCTCAAGGCGGTAGTGCTGCAGCAGTCGCGCTATCGCGAGATGTTGCTGGAAGGTCTGCTGTCGATTGCCGAAGGGGAAAATCCTCGCTCTATTGAAATGAAGCTTGAAGGCTTCCTCGATTAG
- a CDS encoding ParA family protein, protein MRVWAVANQKGGVGKTTSAVALAGLLADQGQRVLVVDLDPHGSMTSYFGHDPDQLTSSVFNLFQHNGQVPDGLAAALLLDSSHPNIHLLPSSTSLATLERQSAAQGGYGLVISRALAQLWNDFQFVIIDSPPLLGVSMINALAACEQLIIPVQTEFLALKGLERMVHTLNMVNRSRKQALPYTIVPTLFDRRTQASLSTLRMLRRDYADHLWQAYIPIDTKLRDASLAGVVPSQLDASARGVLAYRALLRYLLAQSLSRSEQVA, encoded by the coding sequence ATGAGAGTCTGGGCTGTAGCCAATCAGAAGGGTGGGGTGGGCAAGACCACCTCCGCTGTGGCACTGGCTGGCCTGCTGGCAGATCAGGGGCAACGTGTATTGGTGGTCGATCTGGATCCGCACGGCTCCATGACCAGCTACTTTGGGCATGACCCGGACCAACTGACCAGCAGCGTCTTCAATCTGTTTCAGCACAACGGGCAAGTGCCGGACGGGCTGGCAGCGGCGCTGCTGCTGGACAGCTCGCATCCTAATATCCACCTGCTGCCGTCCAGCACCTCATTGGCCACGCTGGAGCGTCAGTCGGCAGCGCAGGGCGGTTATGGCCTGGTGATTTCGCGCGCGCTGGCGCAGCTGTGGAACGACTTCCAGTTCGTCATTATCGATAGCCCGCCGCTGTTGGGCGTGTCGATGATCAATGCCCTGGCTGCGTGCGAGCAGTTGATCATCCCGGTGCAGACCGAGTTTCTCGCCCTCAAGGGGCTGGAGCGCATGGTACACACGCTGAACATGGTGAACCGCTCGCGCAAGCAGGCGCTGCCCTATACTATCGTGCCAACCTTGTTCGACCGCCGTACCCAGGCCTCGCTGAGTACCCTGCGCATGTTGCGCCGGGACTACGCGGATCATCTCTGGCAGGCCTACATTCCGATTGATACCAAGCTGCGCGACGCCAGTCTGGCCGGGGTCGTGCCTTCACAGTTGGATGCGAGCGCGCGGGGCGTGCTGGCGTACCGTGCGTTACTGCGCTACCTGTTGGCGCAAAGCCTGTCACGCAGCGAGCAGGTGGCCTGA
- a CDS encoding chemotaxis protein CheA, with protein sequence MSFDADEEILQDFLVEAGEILEQLSEQLVELENRPDDMDLLNAIFRGFHTVKGGAGFLQLDALVACCHIAENVFDILRKGERPVTSDLMDVVLQALDAVNTMFDQVRNQQEPTPADPALLDALAALAQPGGAEPAAPEAAAPVVEPEPVPPTATLDAIASGDGDITDDEFEQLLDALHGDAAPAAAATAPASAPAPTPAATSGDDITDDEFEALLDELHGSGQAPVSAAPAPAATAAADDISDDEFEALLDELHGKGSAPGLKDGASTEAAEPAAAAGSVEADKITDDEFEALLDQLHGKGAAPGKTEAEAAAAPAAPPAAKPAPAPASKPAAKPEPKPAAKPAAAPAAAAKAAPAQEAPAAAETTVRVDTARLDEIMNMVGELVLVRNRLVRLGLSSGDEEWNKAVGNLDVVTADLQMSVMKTRMQPIKKVFGRFPRVVRDLARNLKKEINLELVGEETDLDKNLVEALADPLVHLVRNSVDHGVETPDEREAAGKPRTGKVVLAAQQEGDHILLTIVDDGRGMDPDVLRSKAVEKGMMEKDAADRLSDSECFNLILAPGFSTKTEISDVSGRGVGMDVVKTKISQLNGTINIESTKGQGSRIAIKVPLTLAIMPTLMVMLANQAFALPLVSVNEIYSLDLSRTNIVDGQEVIIVREKALPLFYLKRWLMPGVQDTSDHSAASVVIVSVGTQRVGFVVDQLVGQEEVVIKPLGRMLQGTAGMAGATITGDGRIALILDIPSLLKRYARRV encoded by the coding sequence ATGAGTTTCGATGCGGATGAAGAGATTCTCCAGGACTTTCTGGTCGAGGCAGGTGAAATTCTCGAGCAGTTGTCCGAGCAGTTGGTCGAACTGGAGAACCGTCCCGATGACATGGATCTGCTCAACGCCATTTTTCGCGGTTTCCATACCGTCAAAGGTGGCGCTGGATTCCTGCAGCTTGATGCGCTGGTCGCCTGTTGCCACATTGCCGAGAACGTATTCGATATTTTGCGCAAAGGTGAGCGTCCGGTAACGTCCGACCTGATGGACGTGGTTCTGCAAGCGCTGGACGCGGTCAACACCATGTTTGATCAGGTGCGCAACCAGCAGGAGCCTACGCCCGCAGACCCTGCCTTACTCGACGCCCTGGCCGCCCTGGCGCAGCCAGGTGGTGCAGAACCCGCCGCCCCCGAAGCGGCCGCGCCGGTGGTCGAACCCGAGCCCGTTCCCCCTACTGCCACACTGGATGCCATCGCCAGCGGCGATGGCGATATTACCGATGATGAGTTCGAACAGCTGCTGGACGCGCTGCACGGTGACGCCGCGCCTGCCGCAGCTGCGACGGCCCCTGCATCAGCACCGGCACCCACGCCGGCTGCCACCTCGGGCGACGACATCACCGACGATGAATTTGAAGCCCTGCTCGACGAGCTGCACGGCAGTGGTCAGGCCCCGGTCAGTGCGGCTCCCGCGCCAGCGGCGACTGCCGCCGCCGACGATATCTCCGACGATGAATTCGAAGCCCTGCTGGACGAGCTACATGGCAAGGGCAGTGCGCCCGGTCTGAAGGACGGCGCGTCGACTGAAGCGGCTGAACCAGCCGCGGCTGCCGGTTCCGTCGAAGCCGACAAGATCACCGACGACGAATTTGAAGCGCTGCTGGATCAGTTGCACGGTAAAGGCGCGGCACCTGGTAAAACCGAGGCCGAGGCGGCGGCTGCTCCAGCTGCGCCGCCCGCTGCCAAGCCCGCACCGGCGCCGGCTAGCAAGCCCGCTGCCAAGCCTGAGCCCAAGCCGGCTGCCAAACCTGCCGCCGCCCCGGCAGCCGCCGCGAAAGCCGCGCCTGCGCAGGAAGCGCCCGCAGCTGCCGAAACCACGGTACGGGTAGACACCGCGCGGCTGGATGAAATCATGAACATGGTGGGCGAGCTGGTACTGGTGCGTAACCGCCTGGTGCGCCTTGGCCTGAGCAGCGGTGATGAGGAGTGGAACAAGGCGGTCGGTAACCTCGATGTAGTCACCGCGGACCTGCAGATGTCGGTGATGAAAACCCGCATGCAGCCAATCAAGAAGGTATTTGGCCGTTTCCCGCGGGTGGTACGCGATCTGGCGCGCAACCTCAAGAAGGAAATCAACCTGGAGCTGGTGGGCGAAGAAACCGATCTCGACAAGAATCTGGTCGAGGCGTTGGCCGATCCGCTGGTTCACTTGGTGCGCAACTCGGTAGACCACGGCGTAGAAACGCCCGATGAGCGTGAAGCGGCCGGTAAGCCGCGTACCGGCAAGGTGGTGCTGGCCGCGCAGCAGGAAGGCGATCACATTCTGCTGACGATCGTTGACGATGGTCGTGGCATGGACCCCGATGTGCTGCGCTCCAAGGCCGTGGAAAAGGGCATGATGGAGAAGGACGCTGCTGATCGCCTGAGCGACAGCGAGTGTTTCAACCTGATTCTGGCGCCCGGCTTCTCGACCAAGACGGAAATTTCCGATGTGTCCGGGCGTGGCGTGGGCATGGATGTGGTGAAAACCAAGATTTCCCAGCTCAACGGCACCATCAATATCGAATCGACCAAGGGCCAAGGCTCCCGGATTGCGATCAAGGTACCCTTGACGCTGGCGATCATGCCGACGCTGATGGTCATGCTGGCGAATCAGGCCTTTGCCTTGCCGTTGGTCAGTGTCAACGAGATCTACAGTCTTGACCTGTCACGCACCAACATTGTCGATGGTCAGGAAGTGATCATCGTGCGTGAAAAAGCGCTGCCGCTGTTTTACCTCAAGCGCTGGCTGATGCCGGGTGTGCAAGACACCAGCGATCATTCCGCTGCCAGTGTGGTGATCGTTTCGGTTGGCACCCAGCGGGTCGGTTTTGTGGTCGACCAGTTGGTCGGCCAGGAAGAGGTGGTAATCAAACCGTTGGGACGGATGCTGCAAGGCACCGCCGGAATGGCCGGGGCGACTATTACCGGGGACGGTCGCATCGCGCTGATTCTGGATATTCCCAGCCTGCTCAAGCGCTACGCGCGGCGGGTGTGA
- the flhF gene encoding flagellar biosynthesis protein FlhF: MKVKRFFAADMRQAMKLVRDELGADASIIANRRVAGGVELTAALDYVAPRITPPTPGLDQELKKTQERIVAARAELEVGKMASRNQPTVNRQLFGDSMRAAAEQGSPVARDLLDRLVQEPSEEPVARKPAVAASAAPAAAEPAESSGLSAMRAELAGLREMLESQLGGMAWGQLNQRQPKQAGLWRRLTQIGLPAETCQELLRQVADVPDIRQAWRLLLAHLSHRIPTLREEVLEQGGIIALVGPTGAGKTTTLGKLAARYVLKHGSQHVALVTMDTYRIGAHEQLRTLGRILDVPVRVVDEQNSLEDVLADFSGKRLVLVDTAGLQANDPYLRGQLSALAQQGRQVRNLLVLAATSQYRVMKAAYHNYKTCGLSGCILTKVDEAATLGESLGLAMEQGLPVAYLADGQRIPDDINRAVGHQLVSRAVSMAGNEAPADQAMADVFAGMMHGQRAS, encoded by the coding sequence ATGAAAGTAAAACGTTTCTTTGCCGCCGATATGCGCCAGGCGATGAAGCTGGTGCGCGACGAGTTGGGTGCTGACGCCTCCATCATCGCCAACCGCCGCGTGGCGGGTGGTGTTGAGCTGACTGCCGCGTTGGACTACGTCGCGCCGCGCATCACGCCGCCGACGCCCGGTCTGGACCAGGAGCTGAAGAAAACCCAGGAACGTATCGTTGCCGCTCGCGCCGAGCTGGAAGTCGGCAAGATGGCCTCGCGCAACCAGCCGACCGTCAACCGTCAATTATTTGGTGACAGCATGCGTGCGGCCGCCGAGCAAGGCTCGCCCGTGGCGCGCGATCTGCTCGACCGTTTGGTGCAGGAGCCCAGTGAGGAGCCTGTAGCACGCAAGCCCGCGGTGGCCGCCAGTGCGGCGCCCGCCGCAGCGGAGCCGGCCGAGAGCTCCGGCTTGAGCGCGATGCGCGCCGAATTGGCGGGTTTGCGTGAAATGCTGGAGTCGCAGCTGGGCGGTATGGCCTGGGGCCAATTGAACCAACGGCAGCCCAAGCAGGCTGGCCTGTGGCGCCGTTTGACCCAGATCGGCCTGCCAGCGGAAACCTGTCAGGAGCTGCTGCGCCAGGTCGCCGATGTGCCGGATATTCGTCAGGCCTGGCGGCTGCTGCTGGCTCACCTGTCCCACCGCATTCCCACGCTGCGTGAAGAAGTGCTGGAACAGGGTGGCATCATTGCCCTGGTGGGCCCGACCGGGGCCGGTAAGACCACCACCCTGGGCAAGCTGGCCGCGCGTTACGTGCTCAAGCACGGCAGTCAGCACGTCGCGCTGGTGACCATGGATACCTACCGGATTGGCGCCCACGAGCAGCTGCGTACGCTGGGCCGTATCCTGGATGTGCCGGTGCGCGTGGTGGATGAACAGAACAGTCTTGAAGATGTTCTCGCTGATTTCTCCGGCAAGCGCCTGGTGCTGGTAGATACCGCGGGGCTGCAGGCCAACGATCCCTATCTGCGTGGCCAGTTGAGCGCACTGGCACAGCAGGGCCGCCAGGTTCGCAATCTGCTGGTACTCGCAGCGACCAGTCAGTACCGGGTAATGAAGGCGGCGTACCACAACTACAAGACCTGCGGTTTGAGTGGCTGTATCCTGACCAAGGTTGACGAAGCGGCGACCCTGGGTGAGTCATTAGGGCTGGCTATGGAGCAGGGTTTGCCGGTAGCCTATCTGGCAGATGGCCAGCGGATTCCGGACGATATCAACCGGGCCGTCGGTCACCAGCTGGTCAGCCGTGCGGTCAGCATGGCAGGTAATGAAGCGCCAGCCGATCAGGCGATGGCGGATGTGTTTGCCGGCATGATGCATGGCCAGCGGGCAAGCTAA